One genomic region from Drosophila busckii strain San Diego stock center, stock number 13000-0081.31 chromosome 3R, ASM1175060v1, whole genome shotgun sequence encodes:
- the LOC108601374 gene encoding putative odorant receptor 98b, with product MLTNKFLKLQSCLFRLLGFELLAKSCSCSWQQPHRTFASLLAVLSFLPLTVCFGLRHIQNLNNLTDALCSLLIDVLAVFKLGLLICRHKDIMQLLHSLQQLLHEECRQGAAAAIIAQQNKREQFISGLYKNIFIVSAASACLMPLLRMLYIFYRYGQVEPALPFPSVYPWHNRHLLNYSVSYAWNVCAAAAVLLPTVCVDTLYCALTHNLCALFQIAQHKFKHATVADYNAQRGVGQLDLLTLYQRTLDLTGTLNACFRLLVTVQFLIASLHLCVLSYQMATNLLQPDVLFFFAFTCSILAQVYLYCYCGECVKDESMRITAAIYECSWLEMTCQLPGLSQTLQLSMLRAQRASCIRGYFLEANRITFVKIVKTAMSYVTLLRSMS from the exons ATGCTGACGAACAAGTTTCTTAAGCTACAAAGCTGCCTTTTTCGCTTGCTGGGATTTGAACTATTAGCAAagagttgcagctgcagctggcagcaacCGCATCGAACTTTCGCCAGTCTGCTCGCCGTGTTGAGCTTTCTGCCATTAACTGTTTGCTTTGGACTGCGTCATATACAAAACTTGAACAATTTAACCGATGCGCTCTGCTCTCTGCTAATTGATGTGCTGGCTGTGTTCAAGCTCGGTTTGTTAATCTGCCGACATAAGGATATTATGCAACTGTTGCATAGCTTGCAGCAGCTTCTGCATGAAG AGTGTCGTCAAGGGGCCGCTGCAGCGATCATAGCGCAGCAAAATAAACGTGAGCAGTTCATTAGTGGgctatacaaaaatattttcatagttTCGGCCGCCTCGGCGTGCctgatgccgctgctgcgcatGTTGTACATCTTTTACCGTTACGGGCAAGTTGAGCCCGCGCTGCCATTTCCCAGCGT TTATCCCTGGCACAATCGGCATTTGCTCAACTATTCGGTGTCCTATGCGTGGAATGTCTGCGCCGCGGCGGCCGTGCTGCTGCCCACTGTCTGCGTCGACACGCTGTACTGCGCATTGACGCACAACCTTTGCGCTTTGTTTCAAATAGCGCAGCATAAATTCAAGCACGCAACCGTTGCGGACTACAACGCCCAACGAGGGGTGGGGCAGCTGGACTTGCTGACGCTTTATCAGCGCACTTTGGACTTGACGGGCACATTGAACGCTTGTTTTCGTCTGCTGGTTACGGTGCAGTTTCTGATTGCCTCGCTGCATCTGTGCGTGCTCAGCTATCAGATGGCCACAAATCTGCTGCAGCCCGATGTGCTCTTCTTTTTTGCATTCACGTGTTCGATTCTGGCTCAGGTCTATCTCTACTGCTACTGCGGCGAGTGCGTCAAAGATGAGAGCATGCGAATTACCGCGGCCATTTATGAGTGTTCCTGGCTGGAAATGACTTGCCAGCTACCGGGCTTATCGCAAACGCTGCAGCTCTCGATGCTGCGTGCCCAGCGTGCCAGTTGCATACGCGGCTATTTTCTCGAGGCCAATAGGATAACTTTTGTGAAG ATTGTAAAAACTGCCATGTCGTATGTCACGCTACTGCGTTCAATGTCATAA
- the LOC108601375 gene encoding uncharacterized protein LOC108601375 — translation MSQMTQLCGSVSDYRKLPYEIPKTSILDGFNKFYDDVVIGNFGNCSDLPKFENGFTNPMPQGLYTLETCVANGNGLPEVLPQGFYKIHIEFVGEVNWKLIFYFKITPKLLA, via the exons ATGTCACAGATGACACAACTATG CGGCAGCGTTAGTGACTATCGAAAGTTGCCCTATGAAATACCAAAGACAAGCATACTCGATGGTTTCAATAAATTCTACGATGACGTCGTTATTGGTAATTTTGGAAATTGCTCGGATTTACCAAAATTTGAAAACGGCTTTACCAACCCAATGCCTCAAGGGCTGTACACGCTGGAAACTTGTgttgccaatggcaatggtTTGCCCGAAGTGCTGCCACAGGGTTTCTATAAAATACACATTGAGTTTGTGGGCGAGGTTAACTGgaaacttatattttatttcaaaataacgCCCAAGCTGCTTGcctaa